In the genome of Quercus robur chromosome 3, dhQueRobu3.1, whole genome shotgun sequence, one region contains:
- the LOC126719863 gene encoding uncharacterized protein LOC126719863, with the protein MFVAWLSTEDNNLESKRARKEASLVLGFSDKDKIGTIQPHDDALVVTLKIGGYDVKRVLVDQGSAVEIMYPDLYKGLNLKPEDLTAYDSPIVSFEGKTVTLRGQIRLPIQTNSDVVEVDFIVVDAYSPYTAIVARPWPHALETVSSTLH; encoded by the coding sequence ATGTTTGTGGCTTGGCTATCCACTGAGGACAACAATTTGGAGTCAAAAAGAGCCAGGAAAGAAGCCTCACTGGTGCTGGGCTTCTCGGACAAAGATAAAATCGGAACCATCCAACCCCATGACGATGCTCTGGTTGTCACACTCAAGATAGGGGgatatgatgtgaagagagtaCTGGTAGATCAGGGCAGTGctgtggagataatgtaccccgacctgtacaaggggctgaatttaAAACCCGAAGACCTAACGGCGTACGATTCCCCTATAGTAAGTTTCGAGGGAAAGACTGTTACTTTAAGAGGCCAGATTAGACTGCCTATACAAACCAATTCGGACGTGGTGGAAGTGGATTTCATTGTGGtggacgcttattcaccctacacagctattgtggctAGACCTTGGCCTCATGCCTTAGAAACTGTCTCTTCTACCCTGCACTAG
- the LOC126718609 gene encoding biogenesis of lysosome-related organelles complex 1 subunit 1, with product MYSPQLPLARGRVPSSSPSSSFSFDAQHADPGGLEAALLQIMHDHHHTSLRLRDQAERAKKDAIQNAVRVSDLLVDAVNSGVQESFINEKRIEHEIRALAVTIARFMKQTNQWLTATRAINTAVKEIGDFENWMKTMEFDCKSITAAIQNIHQA from the exons ATGTACTCCCCACAACTTCCACTGGCACGTGGGCGTGTGCCGTCATCGTCTCCGTCCTCCTCTTTCTCCTTTGATGCACAACATGCAGACCCAGGAGGTCTTGAAGCTGCTTTGCTCCAAATAATGCATGACCATCACCACACCTCTCTCAGACTCCGTGACCAAGCTG AGAGAGCGAAGAAAGATGCGATTCAAAATGCAGTGCGAGTTTCAGATCTGTTGGTGGATGCTGTGAACAGTGGAGTGCAGGAATCCTTTATCAACGAGAAGCGAATTGAGCATGAAATTCGAGCATTAGCAGTCACGATTGCCCGCTTCATGAAGCAGACCAATCAATGGCTCACCGCAACACGTGCTATAAACACCGCTGTCAAG GAAATTGGAGACTTTGAGAACTGGATGAAGACCATGGAATTTGATTGTAAAAGCATCACCGCTGCTATCCAAAACATTCACCAAGCATGA